The Salvelinus sp. IW2-2015 linkage group LG34, ASM291031v2, whole genome shotgun sequence genome has a window encoding:
- the LOC139023659 gene encoding uncharacterized protein codes for MANVNCLVFHTQIASIMEVLANAAVAEICKLVDDEYAVFSLEITQSQKENRTLRRKLQLLELKVSRERVHASRVKIVDRYRGMARGEGHLTGGHRSFVKPAGHNTWRDDQPITIDEGSGTSTQHVILIESADAEAAGPGGSSLVKQEKTERTAPLVTENPTTAPALPRTQCSIGSVEYRTSSEMDPETSTETHRLLHTGYDHRSYPERLGCPPAPGSEYLPVFHQSQRMVYCRGDGDDNTLDTGGDDLSCSYATEMDAGNISLGLETQTDLSRGDWNQYSSSVYSEGCQDKKVEVIVVDEVTVKVEGDSLPTWNADNHLGDRHSQGRDFLDYRESLETNPNVATHSPLHSLRDRDPVSTSVGPSDSEVLFDQVLSSNEKARAQAQEGGATSGNSKEKRFLCMFCNKGFSCLQKVEIHQRVHTGVKPYSCTQCHMRFAQTRDLKRHQRVHTGEKPYSCPQCEKRFSRQDNLKIHLKVHTGERQFACTQCGKKFTERSYLRIHQQKNHPTLLT; via the exons ATGGCTAACGTTAACTgtttggtttttcacactcaaatagcctccatcatggaggtgctagcgaatgcagccgtggcagagatctgtaaactcgtagacgacgaatATGCAGTGTTtagtttggaaataactcaaagccagaaagaaaacaggacattgcggaggaaactacagctactggaaCTGAAGGTATCACGGGAGCGCGTCCATGCCAGTCGTGTCAAGATCGttgaccgatacagaggaatggcaagag gtgaaggacatctcactggaggccacaggagctttgtgaagccagcgggacacaatacatggagagatgaccaaccaatcactattgatgaggggagtggaacctcaacccagcatgttatcttgatagag tctgcagatgcagaggctgcaggtcctggaggATCGTCTCTGGTCAAGCAGGAGAAGACTGAAAGAACAGCCCCTTTAGTCACAGAGAACCCCACCACCGCCCCAGCGCTGCCCAGGACCCAATGCAGCATCGGGTCAGTGGAATACCGAACGTCGTCAGAGATGGACCCTGAGACTTCAACTGAAACCCACAGGCTCTTGCACACAGGATATGACCACAGATCATATCCAGAGAGACTGGGCTGTCCTCCAGCTCCCGGCTCAGAATACTTACCTGTATTTCACCAGAGCCAGAGAATGGTTTATTGCCGTGGAGACGGTGATGATAATACGCTAGACACTGGCGGTGATGACCTGTCTTGTTCTTACGCGACAGAGATGGACGCGGGCAACATATCCTTGGgcttagagacacagactgatctgtctagaggggactggaaccagtacagtagtagtgtatactctgaagggtgccaaGACAAGAAAGTGGAGGTTATAGTGGTAGAtgaggtgactgtgaaagtggagggcgactCTCTtcccacatggaatgcagataATCACCTAGGAGACAGACACTCacagggcagagatttcttagattacagggaaagcttagagacCAATCCAAATGTTGCGACCCACTCTCCTTTACATTCGCTCAGGGATCGCGACCCAGTGTCCACATCGGTGGGGCCTTCCGATTCAGAAgtccttttcgatcaggtattgagCTCAAACGAGAAGGCTAGAGCCCAGGCTCAGGAAGGGGGAGCcacatcaggcaatagtaaagagaaacggttcctctgcatgttctgtaacaaaggcttcagctgcctccagaaggtggagatccaccagagggtccacacaggggtgaaaccctacagctgtacccagtgtcacatgcgcttcgcccAGACTcgtgacctgaagaggcaccagagggtccacacaggggagaaaccttacagctgcccccagtgtgagaagaggttctcccgccaGGACAATCTAAAGAtacacctgaaggtccacacgggagagaggcagTTCGCCTGTACGCAATGTGGGAAGAAGTTCACAGAAAGGAGCTatctcaggatacaccagcagaaaaaccatCCCACTCTATTAACATAG